The following coding sequences lie in one Prionailurus viverrinus isolate Anna chromosome X, UM_Priviv_1.0, whole genome shotgun sequence genomic window:
- the GPR101 gene encoding probable G-protein coupled receptor 101, whose protein sequence is MTSTCTNSTRESNSSHTCVPLSKMPISLAHGIIRSSVLLVFLTASFVGNIVLALVLQRKPQLLQVANRFIFNLLVTDLLQISLVAPWVVATSVPLFWPLNSHFCTALVSLTHLFAFASVNTIVVVSVDRYLSIIHPLSYPAKMTPRRGYMLLYGTWIVAILQSTPPLYGWGQAAFDQRNALCSMIWGASPSYTILSVVSFIILPLVVMIACYSVVFGAARRQHALLYNVRSHSLEVRAKDRVENEDEEGERRAASRRQDGGEAKAEEGGVPAEEESAEASAGRVAAAGSEEVRDGGSVASEGSSEGRDGGPQPAGSVKADKGRVEVSQCNVDLGEDDAEFGEDDLNFSEEDVEAVNIPESPPPSRRNSTGDPPLPRCYQCKAAKVIFLIVFSYVLSLGPYCFLAVLAVWVDVQTKVPQWVITIIIWLFFLQCCMHPYIYGYMHKTIKKEIQDMLKKFFCKEKPPKEDSHPDLPGTEAGTEGGTEGKTVPSHDSVALP, encoded by the coding sequence ATGACGTCCACCTGCACCAACAGCACGCGCGAAAGCAACAGCAGCCACACGTGCGTGCCCCTGTCCAAAATGCCCATCAGCCTGGCCCACGGCATCATCCGCTCGAGCGTGCTGCTCGTGTTCCTCACCGCCTCTTTCGTCGGCAACATCGTGCTGGCGCTCGTGTTGCAGCGCAAGCCGCAGCTGCTGCAGGTCGCCAACCGCTTCATCTTCAACCTCCTGGTCACTGACCTGCTGCAGATTTCGCTCGTGGCCCCCTGGGTGGTGGCCACCTCCGTGCCTCTCTTCTGGCCCCTCAACAGCCACTTCTGCACCGCGCTGGTGAGCCTCACTCACCTGTTCGCCTTCGCCAGTGTCAACACCATCGTGGTGGTGTCCGTGGACCGCTACCTGTCCATCATCCACCCTCTCTCCTACCCCGCTAAGATGACCCCCCGCCGGGGCTACATGCTCCTCTACGGCACCTGGATCGTGGCCATCCTGCAGAGCACCCCCCCTCTCTACGGCTGGGGCCAGGCTGCCTTTGACCAGCGCAACGCCCTCTGCTCCATGATCTGGGGGGCCAGCCCCAGCTACACCATTCTCAGCGTGGTGTCCTTCATCATCCTGCCGCTGGTCGTCATGATTGCCTGCTACTCGGTGGTGTTCGGTGCCGCCCGGCGGCAGCATGCCCTGCTGTACAACGTCAGGAGCCACAGCTTGGAGGTTCGGGCCAAGGATCGTGTGGAGAACGAGGacgaagagggagagaggagggctgCGTCCCGGCGCCAGGACGGAGGTGAGGCCAAGGCCGAGGAGGGCGGCGTGCCGGCCGAGGAAGAGAGCGCGGAGGCCAGTGCGGGTAGGGTGGCGGCCGCGGGCAGCGAGGAGGTCCGGGACGGCGGCTCGGTGGCCAGCGAAGGCAGCTCAGAGGGCCGGGACGGTGGCCCCCAACCCGCCGGCAGTGTGAAGGCGGACAAGGGCCGCGTGGAGGTCAGCCAGTGCAACGTCGACCTGGGTGAAGATGACGCGGAGTTCGGCGAGGATGACCTCAACTTCAGCGAGGAGGACGTCGAGGCAGTGAACATCCCCGAGAGCCCCCCGCCCAGTCGTCGAAACAGCACCGGCGACCCCCCTCTGCCCAGGTGCTACCAGTGCAAGGCTGCGAAAGTGATCTTCCTCATCGTCTTCTCCTACGTGCTCTCCCTGGGGCCCTACTGCTTTCTGGCGGTTCTGGCCGTGTGGGTGGATGTCCAAACCAAGGTGCCCCAGTGGGTGATCACCATAATAATCTGGCTTTTCTTCCTGCAGTGCTGCATGCACCCCTACATCTACGGCTACATGCACAAGACCATCAAGAAGGAAATCCAGGATATGCTGAAGAAGTTCTTCTGCAAGGAAAAGCCCCCGAAAGAAGACAGCCACCCGGACCTGCCGGGAACAGAAGCCGGCACAGAGGGAGGGACCGAAGGCAAGACCGTCCCTTCGCACGACTCCGTCGCTTTGCCTTGA